From a single Rutidosis leptorrhynchoides isolate AG116_Rl617_1_P2 chromosome 5, CSIRO_AGI_Rlap_v1, whole genome shotgun sequence genomic region:
- the LOC139846798 gene encoding aspartokinase 2, chloroplastic-like isoform X1 yields MTTTRYLSGANTPYHFSKLDSDSHSLSSHYHHLHFASSVASFNGSCRASSGPISCSAKRGLKVVCNVQKVDVVLTKSEPDTRGLEGLNKQLSCVMKFGGSSVASAERMKEVADLILSFPEESPVIVLSAMGKTTNKLLVAGEKAASCVSVVSEIDELSFVKELHYRTVDELGLERALVTDHLEKLERLLNGISVLKEFTPRARDYLVSFGECMSTRIFAAYLNKIGAKARQYDAFDIGFLTTDDFTNADILDATYPAVANRLNGDWNTDPAIPIVTGFLGKGWRTCAVTTLGRGGSDLTATTIGKALGLREIQVWKDVDGVLTCDPNIYSGAEPVPYLTFDEAAELAYFGAQVLHPQSMRPAREGDIPVRVKNSYNPNAPGTLITKSRDMSKAVLTSIVLKRNVTMLDIVSTRMLGQFGFLAKVFSIFEDLGISVDVVATSEVSISLTLDPSKLWSRELIQQASELDHVVDELEKIAKVNLLQHRSIISLIGNVQRSSLVLEKAFRVLRVNGVNVQMISQGASKVNISLIVNDNEAEKCVKALHSAFFESDVSDLD; encoded by the exons ATGACAACAACTAGATATTTATCAGGGGCCAATACACCTTATCATTTCTCCAAATTAGATTCAGATTCACATTCATTATCCTCACATTATCATCACCTCCATTTCGCTTCCTCCGTTGCGTCGTTTAATGGATCGTGTAGGGCCAGTTCTGGTCCGATTTCGTGTAGCGCGAAAAGGGGACTAAAGGTGGTTTGTAATGTGCAAAAAGTAGATGTTGTTCTTACGAAAAGTGAACCTGATACTCGAGGCTTAGAAGGGTTAAATAAACAGTTATCATGTGTGATGAAGTTTGGTGGATCGTCTGTAGCGTCTGCTGAACGGATGAAAGAAGTCGCTGATCTTATACTTAGTTTTCCGGAAGAGAGTCCGGTTATCGTTTTGTCAGCTATGGGCAAAACTACTAACAAACTTTTAGTG GCTGGAGAGAAAGCTGCAAGTTGCGTTTCGGTGGTTTCTGAAATTGATGAATTGAGCTTTGTGAAAGAACTACATTACAG GACAGTGGATGAGCTTGGGTTAGAGAGAGCACTTGTGACAG ATCACTTAGAAAAGTTAGAGCGACTTTTGAATGGGATTTCTGTACTAAAAGAATTCACACCACGTGCAAGAGACTACTTAGTTTCATTTGGAGAATGCATGTCCACAAGAATTTTTGCAGCCTACTTGAATAAAATCGGTGCTAAAGCACGCCAA TATGATGCATTCGATATCGGTTTCTTAACGACAGATGACTTCACTAATGCGGATATTTTGGATGCAACGTATCCAGCTGTAGCAAACAGACTAAATGGCGATTGGAATACTGATCCTGCAATTCCTATTGTCACTGGTTTTCTTGGAAAG GGTTGGAGAACTTGTGCTGTGACTACGTTGGGTAGAGGCGGTAGTGATTTGACTGCCACCACCATTGGTAAAGCACTCGGGTTGCGGGAAATTCAG GTATGGAAAGATGTTGATGGCGTTTTGACATGTGACCCTAATATATACTCGGGTGCGGAACCTGTGCCATATTTGACTTTTGATGAGGCAGCTGAACTTGCATATTTTGGTGCCCAG GTTTTACATCCACAGTCTATGAGGCCCGCTAGAGAAGGTGATATACCTGTTAGGGTAAAAAATTCCTATAACCCTAACGCTCCTGGTACCCTCATCACTAAATCAAGAGATATGAGTAAG GCGGTACTAACCAGCATTGTTTTGAAACGCAATGTTACCATGTTGGACATTGTTAGTACGCGGATGCTTGGTCAATTTGGATTTCTCGCTAAG GTGTTTTCGATATTTGAGGATTTGGGTATATCTGTGGATGTTGTAGCTACGAGTGAAGTTAGCATTTCGTTAACTTTAGATCCTTCAAAGCTTTGGAGCAGGGAGTTGATTCAGCAGGCAAGC GAGCTTGATCATGTTGTTGACGAACTTGAAAAAATAGCTAAAGTGAATCTTCTTCAGCACAGATCGATTATTTCACTCATTGGAAATGTTCAGAGGTCCTCACTTGTATTGGAGAAG GCGTTTCGTGTTCTTCGAGTGAATGGAGTGAATGTTCAAATGATATCGCAAGGAGCATCGAAGGTGAATATATCACTGATAGTAAATGATAATGAAGCAGAAAAATGTGTGAAAGCTCTGCATTCGGCTTTTTTTGAGAGTGATGTGTCGGATCTTGACTAA
- the LOC139846798 gene encoding aspartokinase 2, chloroplastic-like isoform X2 — translation MTTTRYLSGANTPYHFSKLDSDSHSLSSHYHHLHFASSVASFNGSCRASSGPISCSAKRGLKVVCNVQKVDVVLTKSEPDTRGLEGLNKQLSCVMKFGGSSVASAERMKEVADLILSFPEESPVIVLSAMGKTTNKLLVAGEKAASCVSVVSEIDELSFVKELHYRTVDELGLERALVTDHLEKLERLLNGISVLKEFTPRARDYLVSFGECMSTRIFAAYLNKIGAKARQYDAFDIGFLTTDDFTNADILDATYPAVANRLNGDWNTDPAIPIVTGFLGKGWRTCAVTTLGRGGSDLTATTIGKALGLREIQVWKDVDGVLTCDPNIYSGAEPVPYLTFDEAAELAYFGAQVLHPQSMRPAREGDIPVRVKNSYNPNAPGTLITKSRDMSKAVLTSIVLKRNVTMLDIVSTRMLGQFGFLAKVFSIFEDLGISVDVVATSEVSISLTLDPSKLWSRELIQQELDHVVDELEKIAKVNLLQHRSIISLIGNVQRSSLVLEKAFRVLRVNGVNVQMISQGASKVNISLIVNDNEAEKCVKALHSAFFESDVSDLD, via the exons ATGACAACAACTAGATATTTATCAGGGGCCAATACACCTTATCATTTCTCCAAATTAGATTCAGATTCACATTCATTATCCTCACATTATCATCACCTCCATTTCGCTTCCTCCGTTGCGTCGTTTAATGGATCGTGTAGGGCCAGTTCTGGTCCGATTTCGTGTAGCGCGAAAAGGGGACTAAAGGTGGTTTGTAATGTGCAAAAAGTAGATGTTGTTCTTACGAAAAGTGAACCTGATACTCGAGGCTTAGAAGGGTTAAATAAACAGTTATCATGTGTGATGAAGTTTGGTGGATCGTCTGTAGCGTCTGCTGAACGGATGAAAGAAGTCGCTGATCTTATACTTAGTTTTCCGGAAGAGAGTCCGGTTATCGTTTTGTCAGCTATGGGCAAAACTACTAACAAACTTTTAGTG GCTGGAGAGAAAGCTGCAAGTTGCGTTTCGGTGGTTTCTGAAATTGATGAATTGAGCTTTGTGAAAGAACTACATTACAG GACAGTGGATGAGCTTGGGTTAGAGAGAGCACTTGTGACAG ATCACTTAGAAAAGTTAGAGCGACTTTTGAATGGGATTTCTGTACTAAAAGAATTCACACCACGTGCAAGAGACTACTTAGTTTCATTTGGAGAATGCATGTCCACAAGAATTTTTGCAGCCTACTTGAATAAAATCGGTGCTAAAGCACGCCAA TATGATGCATTCGATATCGGTTTCTTAACGACAGATGACTTCACTAATGCGGATATTTTGGATGCAACGTATCCAGCTGTAGCAAACAGACTAAATGGCGATTGGAATACTGATCCTGCAATTCCTATTGTCACTGGTTTTCTTGGAAAG GGTTGGAGAACTTGTGCTGTGACTACGTTGGGTAGAGGCGGTAGTGATTTGACTGCCACCACCATTGGTAAAGCACTCGGGTTGCGGGAAATTCAG GTATGGAAAGATGTTGATGGCGTTTTGACATGTGACCCTAATATATACTCGGGTGCGGAACCTGTGCCATATTTGACTTTTGATGAGGCAGCTGAACTTGCATATTTTGGTGCCCAG GTTTTACATCCACAGTCTATGAGGCCCGCTAGAGAAGGTGATATACCTGTTAGGGTAAAAAATTCCTATAACCCTAACGCTCCTGGTACCCTCATCACTAAATCAAGAGATATGAGTAAG GCGGTACTAACCAGCATTGTTTTGAAACGCAATGTTACCATGTTGGACATTGTTAGTACGCGGATGCTTGGTCAATTTGGATTTCTCGCTAAG GTGTTTTCGATATTTGAGGATTTGGGTATATCTGTGGATGTTGTAGCTACGAGTGAAGTTAGCATTTCGTTAACTTTAGATCCTTCAAAGCTTTGGAGCAGGGAGTTGATTCAGCAG GAGCTTGATCATGTTGTTGACGAACTTGAAAAAATAGCTAAAGTGAATCTTCTTCAGCACAGATCGATTATTTCACTCATTGGAAATGTTCAGAGGTCCTCACTTGTATTGGAGAAG GCGTTTCGTGTTCTTCGAGTGAATGGAGTGAATGTTCAAATGATATCGCAAGGAGCATCGAAGGTGAATATATCACTGATAGTAAATGATAATGAAGCAGAAAAATGTGTGAAAGCTCTGCATTCGGCTTTTTTTGAGAGTGATGTGTCGGATCTTGACTAA